A section of the Bradyrhizobium oligotrophicum S58 genome encodes:
- a CDS encoding uroporphyrinogen-III synthase, protein MADRLAGTRILILETREEAQFSRLLAEQGADVLQCPMFTIQDAPDPAPIEAWIRRSIAAPFDDLVLMTGEGLRRLMTVVRRIGVETEFIAALGKARKFTRGPKPGRALRELGLEPQITTEKPTSDGVAELLARYDLKGHRLGLQLYPDKDHTALIGAIKAGGAEVAPVLPYVYDAKAADANILTAIDEMTAGKVDAIALTSSGQPRRLFDVAKAHGVEERLRQGLARTPIASVGPVVTEDLAAHGLTPSITPAGEAYFMKPLISAMMTTLGGKTPRAGPH, encoded by the coding sequence ATGGCTGACAGACTCGCCGGCACCCGCATCCTGATCCTGGAAACGCGCGAGGAAGCGCAATTTTCGCGGCTGCTCGCGGAGCAAGGCGCCGACGTGCTGCAGTGTCCGATGTTCACGATCCAGGATGCGCCGGACCCGGCGCCGATCGAGGCGTGGATCCGCCGGTCCATCGCCGCGCCGTTCGACGACCTGGTCCTGATGACCGGCGAGGGCCTGCGACGGCTGATGACGGTGGTACGACGAATCGGCGTCGAAACCGAGTTCATCGCCGCGCTCGGAAAGGCCCGCAAGTTCACCCGCGGTCCGAAGCCGGGACGCGCGTTGCGCGAGCTCGGGCTCGAGCCGCAGATCACCACCGAGAAGCCGACCTCCGACGGCGTCGCCGAGCTGCTGGCGCGGTACGACCTCAAGGGCCACCGGCTGGGCCTGCAGCTCTATCCCGACAAGGATCACACAGCGCTGATCGGTGCGATCAAGGCTGGTGGTGCCGAGGTCGCCCCCGTGCTGCCCTATGTCTATGACGCCAAGGCGGCGGATGCGAACATCCTCACCGCCATCGACGAGATGACGGCAGGCAAGGTCGATGCGATCGCGCTGACGAGCTCCGGCCAGCCGCGGCGATTGTTCGACGTTGCCAAGGCCCACGGCGTGGAAGAGCGGCTGCGGCAGGGGTTGGCGCGCACGCCGATCGCCTCGGTTGGCCCCGTCGTCACCGAAGATCTCGCAGCTCATGGGCTCACGCCGTCGATCACGCCGGCAGGCGAGGCCTATTTCATGAAGCCGCTGATCTCCGCCATGATGACCACGCTGGGCGGGAAGACGCCCCGGGCGGGGCCTCACTAA
- the fcl gene encoding GDP-L-fucose synthase: MRHVRSCPVASSFDLAGKRVFVAGHRGMVGGALVRRLAREGVELVTASRSEVDLRDQAAVFAWFASAKPQVVFLAAAKVGGIVANNTLRAEFIYDNIAIATNLIHASHVNGAEKLMFLGSSCIYPKLAAQPLREDSMLTGPLEPTNEPYAIAKIAGIKMVEAYRSQYGADFINVMPTNLYGPGDNYHPEYSHVVAALIRRFHEAKLADAPEVVVWGTGTPRREFLYVDDMADACVHLMKTYSDHELVNIGTGEDITIADFARVVAAAVGYQGRIGFDPSRPDGTPRKLLDVSRLAKLGWRATTSLEDGIARAYRAFLQETGQAAA; this comes from the coding sequence ATGAGACACGTGAGGAGTTGCCCTGTGGCGTCAAGCTTTGATCTCGCGGGTAAGCGCGTCTTCGTCGCCGGCCATCGCGGCATGGTGGGCGGCGCGTTGGTGCGGCGCCTGGCGCGGGAGGGCGTCGAGCTCGTGACGGCGTCGCGCAGCGAAGTCGATCTGCGCGATCAGGCGGCGGTGTTTGCGTGGTTCGCTTCGGCGAAGCCGCAGGTGGTTTTCCTGGCCGCGGCGAAGGTGGGCGGCATCGTCGCCAACAACACGCTGCGCGCCGAATTCATCTACGACAACATCGCCATCGCCACGAACCTCATCCACGCTTCGCATGTGAACGGCGCCGAGAAGCTGATGTTTCTCGGCTCCTCCTGCATCTATCCGAAGCTCGCCGCCCAGCCATTGCGCGAGGATTCGATGCTCACCGGGCCGCTGGAGCCGACCAACGAACCTTATGCGATCGCCAAGATCGCGGGCATCAAGATGGTCGAGGCCTATCGCAGCCAGTATGGCGCCGACTTCATCAACGTGATGCCGACCAATCTCTATGGCCCCGGTGACAACTATCATCCCGAATACAGCCACGTCGTCGCGGCGCTGATCCGGCGCTTCCACGAGGCCAAGCTCGCCGATGCGCCCGAGGTCGTGGTCTGGGGCACCGGCACGCCGCGGCGCGAATTCCTCTATGTCGACGACATGGCGGATGCCTGCGTGCACCTGATGAAGACCTATTCGGATCACGAACTGGTCAACATCGGCACCGGCGAGGACATCACAATCGCCGATTTCGCCCGTGTGGTCGCCGCCGCCGTGGGCTATCAGGGGCGGATCGGCTTCGATCCCTCACGGCCTGATGGCACGCCACGCAAGCTGCTCGACGTGTCGCGTCTGGCAAAGCTCGGCTGGCGCGCGACGACCTCATTGGAGGACGGCATCGCCCGCGCGTATCGCGCGTTCCTACAGGAGACGGGGCAGGCCGCCGCCTGA
- a CDS encoding branched-chain amino acid ABC transporter permease, which yields MTAILTNLFDGVAYGMLLFVLACGLAVTLGLMNFVNLAHGAFAMAGGYVCAVLVNRMGWPFFAALPLAFVASAVIGAALERTLYQHLYARSHLDQVLFSIGLVFMSVAAVDYVMGSSRIFIKLPDVLQGQFDIFGVGVGRYRLMIIAICGLLTVGLQLVLSRTRFGSRLRAAVDDPRAASGLGINVPQVFAFTFAFGCGLAGLGGALSAEILGLDPYFPLKFMIYFLIVVTVGGSSSITGPFLASLLLGIGDVAGKYYVPKLGPFVIYTIMIVILIWRPNGLFGRTATR from the coding sequence ATGACCGCCATCCTCACCAACCTGTTCGACGGCGTTGCCTACGGCATGTTGCTGTTCGTGCTGGCCTGCGGGCTCGCCGTGACGCTCGGCCTGATGAACTTCGTCAATCTCGCCCATGGCGCCTTTGCCATGGCCGGCGGCTATGTCTGCGCCGTGCTCGTCAATCGGATGGGCTGGCCGTTCTTCGCCGCCCTGCCTCTCGCGTTCGTCGCGAGCGCCGTCATCGGCGCGGCTCTGGAGCGCACGCTGTACCAGCATCTGTATGCGCGCAGCCATCTCGACCAGGTGCTGTTCTCCATCGGACTCGTCTTCATGTCGGTCGCGGCGGTCGACTATGTGATGGGATCCTCCCGCATCTTCATCAAGCTGCCGGACGTGCTGCAGGGCCAGTTCGACATCTTCGGCGTCGGCGTTGGCCGCTACCGTCTCATGATCATCGCGATCTGCGGCCTGCTCACGGTGGGGCTGCAACTGGTGCTCTCCAGGACCCGGTTCGGCAGCCGCCTGCGCGCCGCGGTGGATGACCCACGCGCGGCGAGCGGGCTCGGCATCAACGTCCCCCAGGTGTTCGCTTTCACCTTCGCCTTCGGCTGCGGGCTCGCCGGCCTCGGCGGTGCGCTGAGCGCGGAGATCCTCGGCCTCGATCCATATTTCCCGCTGAAATTCATGATCTACTTCTTGATCGTGGTCACGGTCGGCGGCTCGTCCTCGATCACCGGCCCGTTCCTGGCCTCGCTGCTGCTCGGCATCGGCGACGTCGCCGGCAAATACTACGTGCCGAAGCTCGGTCCCTTCGTCATCTACACCATCATGATCGTGATCCTGATCTGGCGTCCGAACGGCCTGTTCGGTCGCACGGCGACGCGGTGA
- a CDS encoding Crp/Fnr family transcriptional regulator, with the protein MISPDTLLRVAPWSRHLKPEEVDAASAGIVERSFAANEHIFLRGDQFDYWTGIVTGLARMSTVSRGGKATTFAGMSAGAWFGEGSVLKNEPRRYDVVALRDIRVALMERPTFMWLFENSVGFNRFLVTQLNERLGQFIGLVEVGRTLDATARLARSIASLFNPILYPNTTRHLEITQEEIGALSGLSRQNANQCLKTLEREGLLRVEYGGVTVLDLDRLRCYGD; encoded by the coding sequence TTGATCTCTCCCGATACCCTGCTGCGTGTTGCGCCCTGGTCGCGCCATCTCAAGCCCGAGGAGGTCGACGCGGCCTCTGCGGGGATCGTCGAGCGCTCCTTCGCGGCCAACGAGCACATCTTCTTGCGCGGCGACCAGTTCGACTATTGGACCGGCATCGTCACCGGTCTCGCGCGCATGAGCACGGTCTCGCGCGGCGGCAAGGCGACGACCTTCGCCGGCATGTCGGCGGGTGCCTGGTTCGGCGAGGGCAGCGTGCTGAAGAATGAGCCGCGCCGCTACGACGTGGTGGCGCTGCGCGACATCAGGGTCGCGCTGATGGAGCGGCCGACTTTCATGTGGCTGTTCGAGAACAGCGTCGGCTTCAACCGCTTTCTGGTCACCCAGCTCAACGAGCGGCTTGGCCAGTTCATAGGCCTCGTCGAGGTCGGCCGGACGCTGGACGCAACGGCGCGGCTCGCCCGCAGCATCGCCTCGCTGTTCAACCCGATCCTCTACCCGAATACGACCCGTCACTTGGAGATCACCCAGGAGGAGATCGGCGCCTTGTCGGGGCTGTCGCGGCAGAACGCCAATCAGTGCCTGAAAACGCTGGAGCGCGAGGGCCTGCTGCGCGTGGAATATGGCGGGGTCACCGTGCTCGATCTCGACCGCCTGCGCTGCTATGGAGACTAG
- a CDS encoding branched-chain amino acid ABC transporter permease, whose protein sequence is MVARSTIPAGDFRTSYAADTTIFPTRTSRNFAIAGAILLCFAPQVFSEYWLSVSIQIGIFAIAALGLNILVGFTGQISIGQAGFFLLGAFTSAYINNAYAIPVFFAIPLAGVITALVGLVFGLPAARLKGLYLVIATLAAQYILLDFFSRAEWFSGGSVPASANPFSIFGYTLRGDRQYFYVVLAYVLVCYLLVTNLMRTRDGRALIAIRDHYLSAEIMGINLTKYRTLSFGLAAFFAGIAGALYAHYQLVISQEGFGIERSILFLAMIIIGGTGSIMGTLMGTAFVVLLPEAMEWLSHFLKGGAIDKALALNNNITFLREIAIGLIIIAFLMFEPDGLAHRWRQIKTYWKLYPFSH, encoded by the coding sequence ATGGTTGCACGCTCTACGATCCCCGCCGGTGACTTCCGCACCTCCTACGCGGCCGACACCACGATCTTCCCGACCAGGACCAGCCGCAATTTCGCGATCGCCGGGGCGATCCTCTTGTGCTTCGCGCCGCAGGTGTTCTCCGAGTACTGGCTGTCGGTCTCGATCCAGATCGGCATCTTCGCGATCGCAGCGCTCGGCCTCAACATCCTGGTCGGCTTCACCGGCCAGATCTCGATTGGGCAAGCCGGCTTCTTCCTGCTCGGCGCCTTCACTTCGGCCTATATCAACAACGCCTACGCGATTCCTGTGTTCTTCGCGATCCCGCTCGCGGGCGTGATCACGGCGCTGGTCGGGCTGGTCTTCGGCCTTCCGGCGGCGCGGCTGAAGGGGCTGTATCTCGTCATCGCCACGCTCGCCGCGCAATACATCCTCCTCGACTTCTTCTCCCGCGCCGAGTGGTTCTCCGGCGGCTCAGTGCCGGCTTCCGCCAATCCGTTCTCAATCTTCGGTTACACGTTGCGCGGCGACCGGCAATATTTCTACGTCGTGTTGGCCTATGTGCTGGTCTGCTATCTCTTGGTTACCAACCTGATGCGCACCCGCGACGGCCGCGCGCTGATCGCGATCCGCGACCATTATCTCTCCGCCGAGATCATGGGCATCAACCTGACCAAGTACCGGACGCTGTCGTTCGGGCTGGCCGCCTTCTTCGCCGGCATCGCCGGCGCGCTCTATGCGCATTACCAGCTGGTGATCTCGCAGGAAGGTTTCGGCATCGAGCGCTCCATCCTGTTCCTGGCGATGATCATCATCGGCGGCACCGGCTCGATCATGGGCACCTTGATGGGGACCGCCTTCGTGGTCCTGCTGCCAGAAGCCATGGAGTGGCTCAGTCATTTTCTCAAGGGCGGCGCGATCGACAAGGCGCTCGCGCTCAACAACAACATCACGTTCCTGCGCGAGATCGCGATCGGCCTGATCATCATCGCTTTCCTGATGTTCGAGCCGGACGGCCTCGCGCATCGCTGGCGCCAGATCAAGACCTACTGGAAGCTCTATCCGTTCTCACATTGA
- a CDS encoding long-chain fatty acid--CoA ligase: MMDYAGRVRQADTYPKLLRLNAQEHGREIALREKDLGLWRTFTWADYQTRVRDFALGMVELGLGKDDVIGIIGDNRPDWVAAEIAAHAIRAFSLGLYRDVLDDEAAYLLNYGEARLVFAEDEEQVDKLLNLAERVPALKHIVYSDPRGMRKYDDRRLLPADKLAEMGRARAAREPDLYDRMVDATVGDDVAILCTTSGTTSHPKLAMLSAGRVLKHCATYLAFDPKGPEDEYVSVLPLPWIMEQVYVLGKGLLCRMKVNFVEEPDTMMNDFREVAPTFVLFAPRVWEQIAADVRAAVMDASPLKQRLYHLGMTTGLAALEKGQHSGLADMLLFRALRDRLGFTRLRSAATGGAALGPDTFKFFRAMGVPLRTLYGQTELLGAYTLHPQDKVDPDTTGVPMADDIEIRIDQPDSQGIGEILVRHPNMFLGYYKAPEASTADIKDGWMHSGDAGYFNGEKQLVVIDRIKDLAETARGERFSPQYIENKLKFSPYIAEAVVLGAGREHLAAMICIRYSIISKWAEKNRIAFTTYSDLASRNEVYALLQKEVETVNAHLPPAQRIARFLLLYKELDADDGELTRTRKVRRSVINEKYADIINGIYGGKPAIPVDAVIRFQDGTTQRIRTTLKVVDLGGHGGMAEAAE, from the coding sequence ATGATGGACTATGCGGGTCGCGTCAGACAGGCCGACACCTATCCGAAGCTGCTGCGGCTGAATGCGCAAGAACACGGCCGCGAGATTGCGCTGCGCGAGAAGGATCTTGGTCTCTGGCGCACCTTCACCTGGGCGGACTACCAGACCCGGGTGCGCGACTTCGCGCTCGGCATGGTCGAGCTCGGGCTCGGCAAGGACGACGTGATCGGCATCATCGGCGACAACCGGCCAGACTGGGTCGCGGCAGAAATCGCCGCCCATGCGATCCGGGCCTTTAGCCTCGGTCTCTACCGCGACGTGCTCGACGACGAAGCCGCCTATCTCTTGAACTATGGCGAGGCGCGGCTGGTGTTCGCCGAGGACGAGGAGCAGGTCGACAAGCTCCTGAACCTCGCCGAGCGGGTGCCGGCGCTCAAGCACATCGTCTATTCCGATCCGCGCGGCATGCGGAAATATGATGATCGCCGGCTGCTGCCGGCTGATAAGCTCGCCGAGATGGGCCGCGCCCGTGCCGCGCGCGAGCCTGATCTGTACGACCGGATGGTCGATGCGACCGTAGGTGACGACGTCGCCATTCTCTGCACCACCTCGGGCACCACCTCGCACCCCAAGCTCGCGATGCTGTCGGCCGGGCGCGTGCTGAAGCATTGCGCTACCTATCTCGCCTTCGATCCGAAGGGACCTGAGGACGAATACGTCTCGGTGCTGCCGCTGCCCTGGATCATGGAGCAGGTCTACGTGCTCGGCAAAGGTCTGCTCTGCCGGATGAAGGTCAACTTCGTCGAAGAGCCGGATACGATGATGAACGATTTCCGCGAGGTCGCGCCGACCTTCGTGCTGTTCGCACCAAGGGTGTGGGAGCAGATCGCGGCCGACGTCCGCGCCGCCGTCATGGACGCTTCGCCGCTCAAGCAGCGGCTGTATCATCTGGGCATGACCACCGGCCTTGCCGCGCTGGAGAAGGGTCAGCATTCCGGCCTTGCCGATATGCTGCTGTTTCGCGCGTTGCGCGACCGGCTCGGCTTCACGCGGCTGCGCTCGGCCGCGACCGGCGGCGCGGCGCTCGGGCCCGACACCTTCAAGTTCTTCCGCGCCATGGGCGTGCCGCTGCGGACATTGTACGGCCAGACGGAGCTGCTCGGCGCCTACACGCTGCATCCCCAAGACAAGGTCGATCCTGATACCACCGGGGTGCCGATGGCCGACGACATCGAGATCAGGATCGACCAGCCCGACAGCCAGGGCATCGGCGAGATCCTGGTGCGCCATCCCAACATGTTCTTAGGGTACTACAAGGCACCGGAAGCCTCGACCGCCGATATCAAGGACGGCTGGATGCATTCGGGCGACGCCGGCTATTTCAACGGCGAGAAGCAACTCGTCGTCATCGACCGTATCAAGGACCTCGCCGAGACCGCGCGCGGCGAGCGCTTCTCGCCGCAATATATCGAGAACAAGCTGAAGTTCTCGCCCTATATCGCTGAGGCCGTCGTACTCGGCGCCGGTCGCGAGCATCTCGCCGCGATGATCTGCATCCGCTACTCCATCATCTCGAAATGGGCGGAGAAGAACCGCATCGCCTTCACGACCTATTCCGACCTCGCCTCGCGCAACGAGGTCTACGCACTGCTGCAGAAGGAGGTCGAGACCGTCAATGCGCACCTGCCGCCGGCGCAACGCATCGCCCGCTTCCTCCTGCTCTACAAGGAGCTCGACGCCGACGACGGCGAGCTGACCCGCACCCGCAAGGTCCGCCGCAGCGTCATCAACGAGAAATACGCCGATATCATCAATGGAATCTATGGCGGCAAGCCGGCGATCCCCGTCGACGCCGTGATCCGTTTCCAGGACGGCACCACCCAACGCATCCGCACCACGCTCAAGGTGGTGGATCTGGGCGGGCATGGCGGCATGGCGGAGGCCGCGGAATGA
- a CDS encoding branched-chain amino acid ABC transporter permease, protein MNTSFLLQLLVNGLVVGTLYGVVAMSFVLIYKATQVVNFAQGELLLIGAWVCWLLLTKYQVPFWVGMPLTLVFMFAFGIAVQVVILRPMVGEPIISVIMVTIGLSTVFQAALKWMFGVNPQPFPPVFASTAVDLFGLQIQTVYVMSLVVSVLMMLGMAWFFKASKYGLAMRATAFNQQVAQSLGISVKNVFAMAWAISATVSAVAGVVVAVVNGVSSGLSAYGIKVFPAAILGGLDSVGGAVLGGIIIGLLENVAQYVDSQYLHWGNLYEIAPFYVLIIILMIKPYGLFGTKDIERI, encoded by the coding sequence ATGAACACCTCCTTCCTGCTCCAGCTCCTGGTCAACGGCCTCGTGGTCGGCACGCTCTACGGCGTGGTCGCGATGTCGTTCGTGCTGATCTACAAGGCGACGCAGGTCGTCAATTTCGCGCAAGGCGAGCTGCTGCTGATCGGCGCCTGGGTGTGCTGGCTGCTGCTGACCAAATACCAGGTACCGTTCTGGGTCGGCATGCCGCTGACACTCGTCTTCATGTTCGCGTTCGGCATCGCGGTGCAGGTCGTCATCCTCCGGCCGATGGTCGGCGAGCCGATCATTTCCGTGATCATGGTGACGATCGGGCTGTCGACCGTGTTCCAGGCGGCGCTGAAGTGGATGTTCGGGGTCAACCCGCAGCCGTTCCCGCCGGTGTTCGCGAGCACGGCGGTCGATCTGTTCGGGCTGCAGATCCAGACCGTCTACGTCATGAGCCTCGTTGTCTCGGTGCTGATGATGCTGGGCATGGCCTGGTTCTTCAAGGCCTCCAAATATGGCCTCGCCATGCGGGCCACCGCCTTCAACCAGCAGGTCGCACAATCGCTCGGCATCTCCGTGAAGAACGTGTTCGCGATGGCCTGGGCGATCTCGGCGACGGTCTCCGCCGTGGCCGGCGTCGTCGTCGCTGTAGTCAACGGCGTGTCGTCGGGCCTGTCGGCCTACGGCATCAAGGTGTTCCCGGCGGCGATCCTCGGCGGCCTCGACTCGGTCGGCGGCGCCGTGCTCGGCGGCATCATCATCGGGCTCCTGGAGAACGTCGCCCAATACGTCGACAGCCAATATTTGCACTGGGGCAATCTCTACGAGATCGCGCCGTTCTACGTCTTGATCATCATCCTGATGATCAAGCCCTACGGCCTGTTCGGCACCAAAGACATCGAGCGGATCTAA
- a CDS encoding ABC transporter substrate-binding protein, with protein sequence MTIKSWLGSAALTLLAGAFASSAQAQQIAIGHLQDLSGGTSDVGTPYGQGVADTFAWVNKNGGIGGKQLAVDSNDYGYQVPRAIALYKKWSAPDNKVAAIMGWGTADTEALTGFLANDKIPDMSGSYAAALTDPEGASGKAKPAPYNFFYGPSYSDALRAELTWAAEDWKAKGKPGKPKFVHMGANHPYPNAPKAAGEALATELGFEVLPPLVFALAPGDYSAQCLSLKSSGANYAYLGNTAASNISVMKACKNAGVEVQFLSNVWGMDENAAKTAGDAADGVIFPLRTAVGWGGDAPGMKTVMEISKMSDPTGKVYRPVHYVAAVCSSLYMKEAIEWAAKNGGATGENVAKGFHQKKDWVPAGMEGVCSPSTWTEKDHRGTMKVDLYRAKVTGATDGDLNDIMAKGTIKLEKVKTIELPRKAEWAGW encoded by the coding sequence ATGACGATCAAATCATGGCTCGGCTCGGCGGCACTGACGCTATTGGCGGGCGCATTCGCCTCTTCGGCCCAGGCGCAGCAGATCGCGATCGGCCATCTGCAGGATCTCTCGGGCGGCACGTCCGACGTCGGCACGCCCTATGGCCAGGGCGTCGCGGACACCTTCGCCTGGGTCAACAAGAACGGCGGCATCGGCGGCAAGCAGCTCGCGGTCGACAGCAACGACTATGGCTACCAGGTACCGCGCGCGATCGCGCTGTACAAGAAGTGGTCGGCGCCGGACAACAAGGTCGCCGCGATCATGGGCTGGGGCACGGCGGACACCGAGGCGCTGACCGGCTTCCTCGCCAATGACAAGATCCCGGACATGTCCGGCTCGTACGCCGCCGCGCTGACCGATCCGGAAGGAGCCAGCGGCAAGGCCAAGCCCGCGCCCTACAACTTCTTCTATGGCCCGAGCTACTCCGACGCGCTGCGCGCCGAGCTGACCTGGGCGGCCGAGGACTGGAAGGCCAAGGGCAAGCCGGGCAAGCCGAAATTCGTCCACATGGGCGCCAACCACCCCTACCCCAACGCACCGAAGGCGGCGGGCGAAGCGCTCGCCACCGAGCTCGGCTTCGAGGTGCTGCCGCCGCTGGTGTTCGCGCTCGCGCCCGGAGACTACAGCGCGCAGTGCCTGAGCCTGAAGAGCTCCGGCGCCAACTACGCGTATCTCGGTAACACCGCAGCCTCGAACATCTCCGTGATGAAGGCCTGCAAGAATGCCGGCGTCGAGGTGCAGTTCCTGTCCAACGTCTGGGGCATGGACGAGAACGCCGCGAAGACCGCGGGAGATGCCGCCGATGGCGTGATCTTTCCGCTGCGCACGGCGGTGGGCTGGGGCGGCGATGCGCCGGGCATGAAGACGGTCATGGAGATCTCCAAGATGTCCGATCCCACCGGCAAGGTTTATCGCCCGGTGCACTATGTCGCCGCGGTCTGCTCGTCGCTCTACATGAAGGAGGCGATCGAGTGGGCGGCCAAGAACGGCGGTGCCACCGGCGAGAACGTCGCCAAGGGATTCCACCAGAAGAAGGACTGGGTGCCCGCGGGCATGGAGGGCGTCTGCAGCCCGTCGACATGGACCGAGAAGGACCACCGCGGCACCATGAAGGTCGACCTCTATCGCGCCAAGGTCACCGGCGCGACCGATGGCGACCTCAACGACATCATGGCCAAGGGCACCATCAAGCTCGAGAAGGTCAAGACCATCGAGCTGCCGCGCAAAGCGGAATGGGCCGGGTGGTAA
- a CDS encoding ABC transporter ATP-binding protein: protein MLEERAKRRQGLREDDLDYTLEARGVSLRFGGVRALTDVSFGVREGELFSIIGPNGAGKTSIVNCISGRYKPTEGRLFHRGRDITGLPPNARANIGIGRTFQNLALFHHMSVLDNIMVGRHHLLKNNFLTGSLYWLTGARREELKHREKVEQIIDFLDLQSVRKAPAGTLSYGLRKRVELARAMALEPHLILLDEPMAGMNFEEKEDMARYIVDLNEEYGMTVVMIEHDMGVVMDISHRVMVLDFGRKIAEGDPAAVLADPHVKRAYLGEEDELLVDPDEAPSIAEDAA from the coding sequence ATGCTTGAAGAGCGCGCCAAGCGCCGACAAGGACTTCGGGAGGACGACTTGGACTATACGTTGGAAGCGCGCGGAGTCTCGCTGCGTTTCGGTGGGGTGCGAGCCCTGACCGACGTCAGCTTCGGCGTGCGCGAGGGCGAGCTGTTCTCTATCATCGGCCCGAACGGCGCCGGCAAGACCTCGATCGTCAACTGCATCTCCGGCCGCTACAAGCCGACCGAGGGCCGCCTGTTCCATCGCGGCCGCGACATCACCGGCCTGCCCCCGAACGCGCGCGCCAACATCGGCATCGGCCGCACCTTCCAGAACCTCGCGCTGTTCCACCACATGAGCGTGCTCGACAACATCATGGTCGGCCGCCACCACCTGCTGAAGAACAACTTCCTGACCGGCTCGCTGTACTGGCTCACCGGCGCACGGCGCGAGGAGTTGAAGCACCGCGAGAAGGTCGAGCAGATCATCGACTTCCTCGACCTGCAATCGGTGCGCAAGGCGCCGGCCGGCACCCTCTCCTACGGCCTGCGCAAGCGCGTCGAGCTGGCCCGCGCGATGGCGCTCGAGCCGCATCTCATTCTCCTCGACGAGCCGATGGCCGGCATGAATTTCGAAGAGAAGGAGGACATGGCCCGCTACATCGTCGACCTCAACGAGGAATACGGCATGACGGTCGTCATGATCGAGCACGATATGGGCGTGGTCATGGACATCTCCCACCGCGTCATGGTGCTCGATTTCGGCCGCAAGATCGCAGAGGGCGATCCCGCAGCCGTGCTCGCCGACCCCCACGTCAAGCGCGCCTATCTCGGCGAGGAGGACGAGTTGCTGGTCGATCCCGACGAGGCGCCGTCCATCGCGGAGGACGCGGCATGA
- a CDS encoding endonuclease domain-containing protein: MRPGNEVKTKRARRLRGNSTDAEAAIWYHLRGRRLHGYKFVRQEPIGLYTVDFVCRDRRLIVEVDGGQHADSQTDVARDTWLRAHNYRVLRFWNNDVLGNLDGVLQTIATALAEAPPHPER; this comes from the coding sequence ATGCGCCCTGGTAATGAGGTCAAGACGAAGCGCGCGAGACGATTGCGGGGAAACTCGACCGACGCGGAGGCCGCGATCTGGTATCATCTCCGTGGCCGAAGGCTTCACGGGTACAAATTTGTTCGACAAGAGCCGATAGGACTCTACACGGTCGACTTTGTTTGCCGGGATCGTCGACTGATTGTCGAAGTCGACGGTGGGCAGCACGCTGATAGCCAGACTGACGTTGCGCGGGACACTTGGTTGAGGGCGCACAACTACAGGGTTTTGCGATTCTGGAACAACGACGTGCTCGGCAACTTGGACGGTGTTCTCCAGACGATTGCCACCGCCCTTGCGGAGGCCCCCCCTCACCCGGAGCGCTGA
- the purU gene encoding formyltetrahydrofolate deformylase, translating to MSDHQYVLTLSCPDRPGIVSAVSTFLAHNGQNILDAQQFGDFETGHFFMRVVFTAADLAVNLPALQTGFTAIADRFAMDWQMRDRAGQRRVMLLVSKFDHCLVDILYRWRTRDLSMIPTAIVSNHPRETYAGLDFGDIPFHHMPVTRDTKRDQEQAILKLVDDTKTDLVVLARYMQILSDEMSASLSGRCINIHHSFLPGFKGAKPYHQAYERGVKLIGATAHYVTRDLDEGPIIDQDVERISHRDTPDDLVRKGRDIERRVLARAIRYHLEDRVILNGRKTVVFMD from the coding sequence ATGTCCGACCACCAATACGTCCTGACCCTGTCCTGCCCGGATCGTCCCGGGATCGTTTCGGCCGTCTCCACCTTTCTCGCCCACAATGGCCAGAACATTCTCGACGCCCAGCAGTTCGGTGATTTCGAGACGGGGCACTTCTTCATGCGCGTGGTGTTCACGGCCGCCGATCTCGCCGTCAACCTGCCGGCGTTGCAGACCGGCTTCACCGCAATCGCCGACCGCTTCGCGATGGACTGGCAGATGCGCGATCGCGCCGGCCAGCGCCGGGTGATGCTGCTGGTCTCGAAGTTCGACCATTGCCTGGTCGACATCCTCTATCGCTGGCGCACCCGCGACCTGTCGATGATCCCGACCGCGATCGTCTCCAATCATCCGCGCGAGACCTATGCGGGTCTCGATTTCGGCGACATCCCGTTTCACCACATGCCGGTCACCAGGGACACCAAGCGCGACCAGGAGCAGGCGATCCTGAAGCTGGTCGACGACACCAAGACCGATCTGGTCGTGCTCGCGCGCTACATGCAGATCCTGTCGGACGAGATGTCGGCGAGCCTGTCGGGCCGCTGCATCAACATCCACCATTCGTTCCTGCCGGGCTTCAAGGGCGCCAAGCCCTATCACCAGGCTTATGAGCGCGGCGTCAAGCTGATCGGCGCCACCGCCCACTACGTCACCCGCGATCTCGACGAAGGCCCGATCATCGACCAGGACGTCGAGCGCATCAGCCATCGCGACACGCCCGACGACCTCGTGCGCAAGGGCCGCGACATCGAGCGCCGCGTGCTGGCGCGGGCCATCCGCTATCACCTCGAGGATCGCGTCATCCTCAACGGGCGCAAGACAGTCGTCTTCATGGATTGA